CAGGTCATGGTGTAAAAATGTCTTCAATAAAAATCGATGCTGTAAatcagaaaatttgaattgccTGTTGTtagtatatatttgaatacaCATGAACAGGTTCACATGATACAATGACCTACACAATTTCGCGGAAAGGTGAGATTGGACCCGATGGACCAAAATTCTTGAGGCACTTGGGCTGCTTCAAGATGCTAGCGAAGCCAGTCATATTCAATTGGTCGATAACGCAACATGACGACATCAAAGCCCAACTCAACGGAGGAATTCGTTACCTCGACCTGCGAGTGGCAAGAAAAGATGgtgtaaatgaaatatgttttttACACGGATTGTATGGAGCTGCGGTTGAGGAACCACTTGAAGATATTGCTGATTGGCTTACGTCGCATCCTGGCGAAGTTGTGATTCTTGATTTCCAacatttttaccaattcaacGATTCTCTCCACAATAtgctaataaatattattgaaagAACATTCAAAGGAAAACTGTGTCCAATCTTTCCAAGCTTTACTCACATTTCTCTGCAGTGGCTTGCCTTAGAAAAGTACCAAGTATTCGTAATATATAGAAATGTGGCTGTGATGAATCACACTAATTTTTGGTTCAGTAGTTTATGGGTGACTCCATGGCCAAATACGGTCAACCCGGTACACcttattaaatttttggaCGAATCACTAGAATCTAGAAATCCAAGAACTGGTTTTGTTTCCCAATGTTTACTTACACCAGATACTTTCTATGTTGTGAAGCATGTTTTTGGAAACTTAGAAAGAGATTTAGTCGACGTTTGTAGAAATAATACTTTACCATGGATACGCAATAAGAAACCGGGCAGCGACGGATTGAACATAGTGATATCCGATTTTGTGTCgtacaatgattttttatttgcaaaaacTGTAATTCAGCGTAATGTTGAAATGTTAAAAGTATCTAGCAAACCAATCTCTGGAAAATACATAGAGGTTCAATCTAAATCATAGATTCAATcatgttgatttgaaaaattggctACTGTTGATAATAATCCCTGTTGTACAAGGATAGTTTAGTTTAATTTAGTATTTTAGCTGAAGAATTTTTAGCTTCTTTACTTTCTCACTTCATTAGTCGCTACCGGATACCTTATGCTAACAAGCAAAAAATATGTGATACTTttctcaaataaattttctacaccatattattttttaccaacaaatGATTGGTAAAATACTGATTTTGAGGAGTTTTAAACTTATActactaaaaatatttgacataCCCATGAATTCCTTAGGAGCTAGAGTATAAATGGCATCATACGTTAAGGACTGGTGTTAATCCAGTAAGGTGAACGTTCAATACGTGACAAATTACTTTCTGCGTGCCGCCACAGAggctgaaaataaaattgagtaTATATGCAACTAATAATcatggtaaaaatattaccCATTGCACAGATtccaattattatacatactgtTAAGTAAATGATATTGCTGGCATATAATTCTTTGAGATCGTTACAGAACGATCATGAATATATTACTATAAAGAGCAAGAGACCTGAGCATTATGTTTTGTATTGTTACCATATTTATAGTTagaaaatttaatcttagtcAATGACAAAAATATTACGCAATTTCAATCACTCACCCAATAAATACTAAATAAGCTAATTTACCTGTATAGATACGTGCATATTATGAAATAAACATTGATTCACCTCTAACTTCAAAGTATTCATGAATATTGGGCATGAATGTTGCATGTGGTGCACAAGTATGTAAGGTATGTTTTGATTGCAAGTATGAGACAAGTATTTCATAAATCAATACCATCATCAAAAAGTCAGTCCACATAACGTTGTCTTCCTGATTTGGGAGACCTGTCAAgtgtttgtaaaaaataattagatgGTCCTAAATTACTTTTCCTATAAATACACCTATTTAGTGGATGTATGTTAATAATTAAATGACCAAAGAGTCCCCATTTATACTTATTATAATAAGTCGATTCTTTTATTCCATGAATTGATACATAGTTAAggcatatacatacatacattcacaagcacatgtatgtatgtatgcatgtatgtatgtattttttttcggttcGTGAACGAAGTGCATTCTTGGAAAATTACACCTAACGTAAGACACGTTACTtcatgagagaaattaattcaATAATCTCGTAGGGGGGTTGCTCAGGCAGTGAAGTTGTATACGTTAACTGTGGTTGTTGAATGCAACTATCTGAACCTCGTTTACAAttgatattttgtttaaaaccGTTTCGCTTGCGAAGTAATATTTTCTAGAAAATTGACGGAATACCGATCAATAACCGAGCGCAGAAATTAACGAATATTATGTGGATGTGCCGACGTAATTGGCGTTTTCTTGAAGGTAAATTTTCTTACACTCTGAAAACGATCTAGTTAAAGTACCCGTATTGATTAAACAGCACGAtgctataaaataaaaaggagAGCGCTGATTTCTTATAGTGGAAACCATTGGTATTAATTTCCCCACATAATTGATTACAAGTAGGGGAGCAGTTCATTTCCCACTCGattcaattaattaactaACGTGAAATGCACAACGTACTTTGTTTTTAATGTAAATCTCACTTGTATTGCTTTTATTTTGTGAGATTTCaatgagtgaaaatttttttagactAAAACCATTTACTTATCAATATGAAAATACGATAATCGTTCAAGGTATGAAACAGTTTGTGACTGAAGAAATTTTGCAACCTTACGCACCAAATAATTGAAACCATGTCACAATGCCTTAACTTTAAGTTGTTTCATTCTCGGTGCACGTTTTTTAGCGAGTCTCCGCTGCTCTTTTTCCTCCCACTTTCTTTGCTTGTCAGGATCTTCTTCCTGTagaattctttctttttctgctcTTCTGCGATCTTCACGACGTTGCGCGGCCGCTTCAGCTCGGGCCGCATGTGTTGTCTTTAGAAAAGCTTCCTCCACTCGCAAACGATTTTTGTCAGCCTTATTTTTTCCCTGAAATTATTGGTAACTTTAAATAATCCGccccattttatttatatgacAACAAAGAGTGTTTTGACAGACTTTGAAAAgttgttaaaaaatgtttaggGTACCGGAATTTTTAAGTTTCATAATTCGCATAAACCTATATTGAATTAcagttggtaaaaaaaatttgtcctcGGGTGTTAAAAATCTAGTAAGTTATGTAATCAGTACTGCAACTTTGAAAGTACGATTTACCTCTTTGGATAATTTAAATCGACGTAATTTATCCAACAGATAAAATGTCAGCTGCAGCAATGGTCGCATTTGCTCCTGTGCTTCGGGAGTAGATGTTCGACCTTTAATGTTGATATTAAGTCCAACTAGAAGAACCCTCTTTACTTCAGGCATGTTAAGTTGCGACGCATCTctgtaaataaagaaaatagccaaatgattttcattcgtttatgTGTCTGCAGCAGACAATATTTGACCCAGTTTATGAATTAATTTCTGCTTATCTACAACTGAATCTTATCAAGAACTCAGATAGTACGTTAGTGAATTGTAGGATAcgaaaaaatatgttatacATACTCCTGTTGTTTGGGTCCACTGAATTGGTCGCTAATATGAATATAGTCGATATATGGAGCATACTTTGTAAATGCTTGTAATACTCTGGTATCCAAGATAGCAGATGCTGCCTCAGCAATTTCTGACATGACATAGAATCCAACTGGAAGACCAAACTTTTCTCCAGGCCGCTTCTCAGGGCAATAAACGCATACATCTGCCATATCTCTTACTAAATGCGTGGCTGTTCTCTTTGCCGCAATGGCTAAGACAAAAGTGTCTACATCATCTTTTGGCAATTCAATATTAAAGTGTACCTGATCGTTTTGTGGTCTTACTAGTTGTGCCAGTACTGCAACCAGATCTTGCCTCTTGATCAACTTCAATTCTATCAACATTGATTCACATCCTACTCTACCAGAGCAATATAAACTATACTGAGATTCGCTTTCTTTGAGTAATCCGTTTTCAGAGACTTCATCATTCAGTTTGCCAGTGTCACCCACCAATGAAAAATTGTCTAGGAGCAACTGTTTATGGTCATTCAACCATGTTTCGGCAATCCTACAATTTTTAGATCTACCAGCTATGTAATTTATGAAATAAACAAGTAGCCCAGCAACCATAAGAATCTCTAAATAGAAACTATCCCATCTTGCGCGCAGGTGAAGCGGAACTTTTGTGATCGTTAACGTAGATGGCTCGTCTGATTTAGGGCCAGCGTTGATTCCGGTTGCATCTAATCCTTCAAATTCTTCCTCATCTTGGAAATGATCAAACTCGCTATCTCCGTCTTCGACTAGTACGTCGTCTTCTTCGAATCCATCAGTTAATTCGGCCTCACTAAATTGTTCGACTAAATCATCAGGCACGCCAAGGTTTGGTTTTTCTTCCTCAAAATCCTCAAATTCTGCAAATTCATTGTCTTCGGGTAGCTCCTCTTGGAAGTGTGCTGTCACCCATAAATTTGTACCAACAAGCGCTATATGTAGCGCTACCAACCACAGCCTCATTATTTACTGGAACACAAATTACAACCAAATTGAGATTataattgtgaaataattttattgttcattagaaaaaaattacgtataacTGATGCAATGCCCATTTCTCcacatatgcatataattgatagattgaaaaagaaatttgaaaaaggctCGCAGGCAAAATAACTACCATTTATAAGACAGCGCAATAAATAGTCAGATGTTATTTCTGAGATATTAAGCTCAGAATGGATTACTCAGATAAGagctgtatttttttatcaacactTCTATTGGAGCAAACGTTGACATCAATCTAGCTAACCCGAATCAAAATATTATGGGAATATCAGTgacaaataaatgaatattatgtTGTGACTCGTATCTCCAGCACACACATTTGCTGTTCTTATACTTAGAGGCGCGGTATTGCTGTTGTATGGTTGAAAATAGGTCAAAGTCAAACATTTCTTTTTAGCAACAGCGACAACAGCTGTGATTTGATTATTGAAACACGCCCAGTTTCACTTTAGAAACAACATTAGAGAAAAATCGCTAAATGGTAAGCTGCCGAGATTATTTAGGAACAAAGTAACATGATAAAAGTTTCTCTCCGCATCTTGCATGGATGTAATaagtatatacctatatacgtgACTTGTaagcttgaaattttcgtgggaaatattttattgtgaaaaTCGAAATTATATGTGTCGTTTTACGTGAGGCACGTCTGTATATGTCATGCAAAAAGTTCACATGTAAACTTGCATAATTTTAATAGTCAGAAATATATCAGCAGCACAGGTAATTAGCTCGATTAACAGAAAACACAGTGATCGATAGGGACGATGCAGTCTAAAAGTGATGTGCAATGGTGTGAACATAACCCTAAAATGAACTGAATTGATAGGCTAGCCATGTGTAATTAGACTGTATTCTTACCTTTATAGATCTAAGTTGGAACGCTAAGTACTCGGTGAATAATTGGGCTAAATTTACGAATTATTACCTACGTGAAAActattacatatacatactaCTTAGCAGATTAGCAGAACGGTAAAGTCGTGCCAAACGCCTTGAAAGTGTCTACGAAACGACGTCCTTCACGTAACGTTATGTTCGACGAGAAATTCGATATTTAACACACGCATGTCGCGCACGCTCGTGTGCAAATACAAATCGAGACATCGATCTGGTTGATTTGACGGCTCCCTTCACCGCGCAGGGTCGGCAGCGACAGTGTTTGCCAGTCTGCTGGCTGTCTTCGGGTTCTGTCAAAATACGCGCAATGCGACGGGCGCAGTTCGGTGTCGTTAAGCGTTGACGAAAACTATGCTTTGCAGTGAAATACGTGGGATTCAGAGCCCCGATGTATACTCTACCCTACGCAATTAGTGATAAACAAGTCGAGCACATAACCACGCAATGCGTAATGGGTAGATGTTGACAGTGAAAGAGAGTCGTCCTAGAACCAAACAATGGATCAATATCTCGAGGAGGAGGGCAAAACGGCAACGAATTACCCTTCTTCGTGCGTGACGTGTCTTGAGAAGGAGAAAACAGAGCGACGATAAACACGCTCCCGGATCTATCGAAGTAAGCTTAATACTCAGCTAaaaagacaaaagaaaaaaattcaaagaaaaataagtatATATTACGTATCCTGAAACTCACATCAGGCACACCCcattaaattaatattaaaccCGACCGATATTCGATCTGCTTATAATACTCGTGAAATTACTCAATCAGCGTTTAACTCTAATTCGCAACCATCGACATGGAGAAGTCGGACAAAACCCTGAAAAAACGCAGCGCCAGATCCCTTGCGATGGATGGTGGGACGCAGTGTGTTCAAGTCGTCGTACGATGCAGACCAATGGACGAAAAGGAGACGGCCAGAGGACACACCAGAGTTGTAGACGTCGTTCCATCCCGAGGAGTAGTGGAGATCCGAAATCCCCGCGAAGATCCGTCCAAGGATAACGTCaaagtgtttacatttgatGCCGTTTACGACTGGCACTCAAGACAGCAGGACTTGTACGAGGAAACTGTTCGGCCCTTGGTTTCTTCCGTATTGGACGGTTTCAACGGGACAATATTTGCCTACGGGCAAACTGGAACGGGGAAAACTTTTACAATGGAAGGCATTAGGGCGGATCCTGAA
Above is a genomic segment from Neodiprion pinetum isolate iyNeoPine1 chromosome 1, iyNeoPine1.2, whole genome shotgun sequence containing:
- the LOC124214874 gene encoding PI-PLC X domain-containing protein 3 produces the protein MQNIDDAPPEETAIYKNLEFWMSDLPPQLKTLPINHLAIPGSHDTMTYTISRKGEIGPDGPKFLRHLGCFKMLAKPVIFNWSITQHDDIKAQLNGGIRYLDLRVARKDGVNEICFLHGLYGAAVEEPLEDIADWLTSHPGEVVILDFQHFYQFNDSLHNMLINIIERTFKGKLCPIFPSFTHISLQWLALEKYQVFVIYRNVAVMNHTNFWFSSLWVTPWPNTVNPVHLIKFLDESLESRNPRTGFVSQCLLTPDTFYVVKHVFGNLERDLVDVCRNNTLPWIRNKKPGSDGLNIVISDFVSYNDFLFAKTVIQRNVEMLKVSSKPISGKYIEVQSKS
- the LOC124213320 gene encoding PAT complex subunit CCDC47 isoform X4, whose protein sequence is MRLWLVALHIALVGTNLWVTAHFQEELPEDNEFAEFEDFEEEKPNLGVPDDLVEQFSEAELTDGFEEDDVLVEDGDSEFDHFQDEEEFEGLDATGINAGPKSDEPSTLTITKVPLHLRARWDSFYLEILMVAGLLVYFINYIAGRSKNCRIAETWLNDHKQLLLDNFSLVGDTGKLNDEVSENGLLKESESQYSLYCSGRVGCESMLIELKLIKRQDLVAVLAQLVRPQNDQVHFNIELPKDDVDTFVLAIAAKRTATHLVRDMADVCVYCPEKRPGEKFGLPVGFYVMSEIAEAASAILDTRVLQAFTKYAPYIDYIHISDQFSGPKQQEDASQLNMPEVKRVLLVGLNINIKGRTSTPEAQEQMRPLLQLTFYLLDKLRRFKLSKEGKNKADKNRLRVEEAFLKTTHAARAEAAAQRREDRRRAEKERILQEEDPDKQRKWEEKEQRRLAKKRAPRMKQLKVKAL